One window of Drosophila busckii strain San Diego stock center, stock number 13000-0081.31 chromosome 3L, ASM1175060v1, whole genome shotgun sequence genomic DNA carries:
- the LOC108598074 gene encoding pickpocket protein 28, whose protein sequence is MSWRVNLFKVLRTKVKEFLRNTSLPGLKYVWDNSLPHWVQFYFGAVFVLSMFVAINQSLNVFNKWQSTPVIMGKSARLERIQNSPFPAITLCNMNKAKYSKVSDIKTGSLDYAMLQRTCYQKIDFTQYQNIKPRSKNDTFANFMVSVSPKCEEMIIWCQFGPTQRPCTDIFREFFVDEGLCCVFNLLHPYYLYKHDASYVRDYTTSKGITEIAVDWNPMTGYPKSLPAAYYPRRSIGVGVSNGLQLVLNGNISDYYCSSTNGQGFKVLLYNSIDQPHMKESGLPSMLGHETNYRIVPRSYSAISSIRSIARSKRQCIFSDEQELLFYRYYTRRNCEAECDALYFHRLCNCIPHHLPLIYRNASVCFVQHFACLARAEAQLVDGDTNACKELCLASCHDVSIFPDQFAIPFSQSGVGLRNKIFQNLSIDYIRENMAVVNFYYDNDFIHGYVRSSYTGPTEYMSLTGGIMSLMFGFSVVFIAELIHILRYVIQFLFCFVFLHIYQLLHYIEFVFVFLYVCSLQI, encoded by the exons ATGAGCTGGCGCGTAAACTTGTTTAAAGTGTTAAGAACCAAAGTTAAAGAATTTCTGCGCAATACTTCGCTGCCAGGTCTGAAGTATGTCTGGGATAATAGTTTGCCCCACTGGGTGCAGTTCTACTTTGGCGCAGTGTTTGTGCTCTCAATGTTTGTGGCCATTAATCAGTCGCTGAATGTGTTtaacaaatggcaaagcaCGCCCGTGATAATGGGCAAGAGTGCACGCCTGGAGCGTATACAGAACTCACCCTTTCCGGCTATAACCTTATGCAATATGAACAAGGCCAAGTACTCCAAGGTGTCGGACATAAAGAC CGGCAGCTTGGACTATGCCATGCTGCAAAGGACTTGCTATCAAAAAATAGACTTCACTCAATATCAGAATATAAAGCCACGCTCCAAGAACGATACATTTGCTAACTTTATGGTGAGCGTGTCGCCCAAGTGCGAGGAGATGATTATCTGGTGTCAGTTTGGTCCAACACAACGTCCCTGCACGGATATATTCCGTGAATTCTTTGTGGACGAAGGACTCTGCTGTGTGTTCAATCTATTGCATCCCTATTATCTCTACAAGCACGA tgccTCATATGTGCGTGACTATACCACATCGAAGGGCATTACGGAAATTGCTGTGGACTGGAACCCCATGACGGGTTATCCCAAGTCTTTGCCAGCTGCTTATTATCCACGTCGCAGCATTGGCGTGGGTGTCAGCAATGGATTGCAGCTCGTTTTAAATGGCAATATAAGCGACTATTATTGCTCTTCGACGAATGGACAAGGCTTTAAG gTGCTGTTGTACAACTCCATAGATCAGCCGCATATGAAGGAGTCGGGCTTGCCCAGCATGCTGGGCCATGAGACGAACTATCGCATTGTGCCGCGCAGTTATTCGGccatatcaagtatacgctcCATTGCGCGCAGCAAGCGGCAATGCATCTTCAGCGATGAGCAAGAGCTGCTCTTCTATCGCTACTATACGCGACGCAATTGTGAAGCCGAATGCGATGCACTCTACTTCCATAGGCTTTGCAATTGCATACCGCATCACTTGCCGCTGATTTATCGCAATGCCAGCGTTTGCTTTGTCCAACACTTTGCGTGTCTGGCACGCGCTGAGGCGCAGCTGGTGGATGGCGATACCAATGCCTGCAAGGAGCTCTGCTTGGCCAGCTGCCATGATGTTAGCATTTTTCCAGATCAATTTGCCATACCCTTTAGCCAGAGCGGTGTGGGGCTTAggaacaaaatatttcaaaaccTGTCCATTGATTATATACGCGAGAACATGGCCGTGGTGAATTTCTACTACGACAATGACTTTATCCATGGCTATGTAAGGTCATCCTACACGGGTCCAACTGAATATATGT CTCTAACTGGCGGCATCATGAGCTTGATGTTTGGCTTCAGCGTTGTTTTCATCGCTGAGCT
- the LOC108600988 gene encoding protein FAM91A1, which yields MTSTADNNNNCQVQLQQSVRTNIPWHDLPVHLRSVLHNNQRDYEKFVFNYSLKNQLRFRGNLASKVFRQEQRYYELLIQKNINGLGVFPYHLADIVTKGLRVTPFNYYLEVLSQLLRSDKSYDTLPNFTAADCLRVLGIGRNEYLALISELKTHTTRTILFNSKPNPLDFLPRLPVRVHIEPWWRLDIGYVLETDIRLVTSAERSLLDDLIDFGAQPAGKCDYQVVQSLYRKGLIYLDVPICSEDRISIPPLRNFVMNRVSGDYFENLLYKIFVSADEHMSMAELAHMLQLELDSVKQAVSFICRLGFAQRKQSEHETDQPHPSWVGYNEEQLQTPQITPLNYNLHAGTGSRFDFEQQASPKTPKQDKDSSSIGYLSSDGNTSDFSFANVTTPNANSTQHNSDEQELSSELEDLSERTTTTKAPTATPAPVKSGKRVGFLFDSTLTAFLMMGNLSPGLKNHAVTMFEVGKLCEESLDSFLAELEQVSLLDAEGEGDVSRYFAHAVILRSTICSLRPLLPGGLDLLRLECLEGLDRETRDRVLEKKYKFIVSATPLTASLSHNFSIPFFGQFMRSSDALPMWSKLFYNHITGYGPPSLLLVRGTVLKALPRLFLGYGKLLVNILHSDSYVLNSENFRNLNDQLKNGCVLLQGYGIRTPGQLHYESFPFQANDARQAKWATHGAVQKLAALLDLRQQCGYITFLNTGVPDLGCEEYELAVKLKQPQRKRASVPSANKSNVPNDQLTSYQLKSPDENYFATTPEHGPANEYTSADCTQLLASELAKCPNSSRGELISQSSVELPMDGQSSSASEPEPLTEEWTLLDVNFGVPLFDVDTNTRICEQLVQQLCRDENLAALPGSAQQTQSLFLEFVRTCLYFEDDPATPAQLREPLQPSRALPHPRISLAFENGRVCYWNGR from the exons ATGACGTCGACAgcggacaacaacaacaactgccaagtgcagttgcaacaaagtGTGCGCACCAACATTCCCTGGCACGACTTACCCGTTCACTTGCGCTCCGTGCTGCACAACAATCAGCGCGACTATGAAAAGTTTGTCTTCAACTACAGCCTGAAGAATCAGCTGCGCTTTCGTGGCAATCTGGCCTCGAAGGTGTTTCGCCAGGAGCAGCGCTACTACGAGCTGCTCATACAGAAGAACATCAATGGGCTGGGCGTGTTTCCCTACCATCTGGCGGACATTGTTACCAAGGGGCTGCGTGTAACGCCCTTCAACTATTATCTGGAGGTGCTTAGTCAGCTGCTACGCAGCGATAAGAGCTACGACACGCTGCCCAACTTTACGGCGGCTGATTGTCTGCGTGTTCTAGGCATTGGACGCAACGAATACTTGGCCCTGATCAGCGAGCTCAAGACGCATACAACGCGCACGATTCTGTTCAACAGCAAGCCCAATCCGTTGGACTTTCTGCCGCGCCTGCCGGTGCGCGTGCATATAGAGCCGTGGTGGCGTCTGGACATTGGCTATGTGCTGGAGACGGACATACGTCTGGTAACCTCTGCTGAGCGCAGTCTATTGGACGATCTTATTGACTTTGGCGCTCAGCCCGCTGGCAAATGCGATTATCAGGTAGTTCAGAGTCTCTATCGCAAGGGTCTAATCTATCTGGATGTGCCCATCTGCAGTGAGGATCGCATTAGCATACCGCCGTTGCGTAACTTTGTCATGAATCGTGTCAGCGGCGACTACTTTGAGAATTTGCTGTACAAGATCTTTGTCAGCGCCGACGAGCACATGAGCATGGCCGAGCTGGCGCacatgctgcagctggagctggacaGCGTAAAGCAGGCAGTTAGCTTTATTTGTCGTCTGGGTTTTGCGCAACGCAAGCAGTCCGAACATGAAACAGATCAGCCGCATCCCAGCTGGGTGGGCTACAatgaggagcagctgcagacGCCGCAGATAACGCCACTGAACTACAATCTGCATGCGGGCACAGGCAGTcgctttgactttgagcaGCAGGCAAGTCCCAAGACACCCAAGCAGGACAAAGACAGCAGCTCCATTGGCTACTTATCCTCGGACGGCAACACAAGCGACTTTAGCTTTGCCAATGTCACCACGCCCAATGCCAACAGCACGCAGCATAACAGCGACGAACAGGAGCTCAGCTCTGAGCTGGAGGACCTAAGCGAACGCACGACTACGACCAAAGCGCCCACTGCTACGCCTGCGCCTGTTAAGAGCGGCAAGCGCGTTGGCTTTCTATTCGACTCGACGCTCACAGCGTTTCTCATGATGGGCAATCTATCGCCTGGGCTGAAGAATCATGCCGTCACCATGTTTGAGGTGGGCAAACTTTGCGAGGAGAGTCTGGACAGCTTTCTGGCTGAGCTGGAGCAGGTGTCGCTGCTGGATGCAGAGGGTGAAGGCGATGTGTCGCGCTATTTTGCGCATGCGGTTATACTACGCTCCACCATCTGCTCGCTGCGTCCGCTGCTGCCGGGTGGTTTGGATCTGTTGCGCCTGGAGTGTCTCGAGGGACTCGACAGAGAGACGCGCGATCGAGTGCTGGAGAAGAAATACAAGTTTATTGTATCAGCTACGCCACTCACTGCAAGCTTGAGTCACAACTTTAGCATTCCGTTCTTTGGACAGTTTATGCGCAGCTCCGATGCGCTGCCCATGTGGAGCAAGCTCTTCTACAATCATATCACAG GCTATGGACCACCCAGTTTGCTGCTGGTTCGCGGCACAGTGCTTAAGGCGCTGCCACGCCTCTTTTTGGGCTACGGCAAGCTGCTggttaatattttacattcCGACTCGTATGTGCTCAACTCGGAGAACTTTCGCAATCTAAACGATCAGCTGAAAAATGGCTGCGTGCTGCTCCAGGGCTACGGCATACGCACACCCGGACAGCTGCACTACGAATCCTTTCCATTCCAGGCCAACGATGCACGCCAAGCCAAGTGGGCCACACATGGCGCAGTGCAGAAGCTAGCCGCACTCTTGGATCTGCGCCAGCAGTGCGGCTACATAACATTCCTTAACACGGGCGTGCCCGATTTGGGCTGTGAGGAATATGAGCTGGCGGTCAAACTTAAGCAGCCACAACGCAAGCGCGCCTCTGTGCCCAGTGCCAATAAATCCAACGTGCCAAATGATCAGCTAACCAGCTATCAGCTCAAGAGTCCAGACGAAAACTATTTTGCGACTACGCCGGAGCATGGGCCGGCAAATGAGTACACCTCAGCGGACTGCACGCAGCTTTTGGCCAGCGAGCTGGCCAAATGTCCCAACAGCAGTCGCGGTGAGCTCATCTCCCAAAGCAGCGTGGAGCTGCCCATGGAtggccaaagcagcagcgccagcgagcCTGAGCCGCTCACCGAGGAGTGGACGCTGCTCGATGTAAACTTTGGTGTGCCGCTGTTCGATGTGGACACCAACACGCGCATCTGTGAGCAGCTAGTGCAGCAGCTATGCCGTGACGAGAACCTAGCGGCGTTGCCTGGTTCTGCTCAACAGACGCAGTCGCTCTTTCTGGAGTTTGTGCGCACGTGCTTGTACTTTGAGGATGATCCTGCCACGCCGGCGCAGCTACGTGAGCCACTGCAGCCCAGCAGAGCGTTGCCGCATCCACGCATCAGTCTGGCATTTGAAAATGGACGCGTTTGCTATTGGAACGgtcgttaa
- the LOC108600908 gene encoding ubiquitin-protein ligase E3A, which translates to MSGGGREEHEQQQQQQARQTSPTPLPGVSSASTSAAAAAAAAAIGGLAVGVAAGSSGGRATPEMKRSAVRSLIQRYFHQLQSGCGNAHCTNANCASSGKVASMTPNEVAARALQLFSQDAQLCDSASPAPPASSPQQDVDMLSPNDSSSSSSNSSTSTITSASTTTTTSTQSQSAPQIEGERTTRPGMLIDLLGIPNPTTTAAAQAECALLNVDDSGTCTPTRQPTEFLDAETLEALYEQGLASDSYDRLCQAIADVFSSVDRLSKSFVCRPGQERRHLLEKSKSGMNKEQLRALEGEHDKDEDSTQEAETNEHPNVSDNEQEPDDDDDVPMRQPNPDPSDEFLHKPCRVDFRGLRQIKRLLFGSACQSISEKVTSCVVQLADFIRYMRLYRQDSWEQVLHCLIICFDMVTNTTASNSQTDMEYVDRVLSKLCHAASNMPVRAQARLAVIWSEYCPDQLQELLSMCQQQITLEVLSDEESVRENENIISVTKVLKIVFYANILSSELERPSCRQPLEQAEGEGAAAATATEEGEDLFMYSSLSQPHMPKFAEDPLEKSLQVSYIDCRNPHVPLEEFYNEALSEHIQMHQDYLSYKTLAMESELGSSHTNYFCFMLYGFILTPATKVDALYYDCRMRMYSERYSSLYSRMHSYGQDGQDGARPDLKLTVRRDQLINDALIGLELVAMSNPKDLKKQLVVEFVGEQGIDEGGVSKEFFQLIVEEIFNPAFGMFLLHEETNNMWFNATPFENGAQFTLIGIIIGLAIYNNVILAVNFPMVVYRKLMGYRGTFYDLCDWSPTLYKSLKDLLDYQGQDMEEVFEQTFKISYSNVFGEVVEHELVPNGGDVLVGQHNKLSFVNLYADFLLNVDIQQQFNAFRKGFEMVTDESPLKLLFRPEEIEKLVCGSREFDFVELEHSTEYEGGYTEETQIVRDFWSIVHAMPHESKRKLLEFTTGSARVPVGGLKCLRLLITRHGPDSDRLPTSHTCFNVLLLPEYSSKEKLEERLLKAINYSKGFGML; encoded by the exons ATGAGCGGGGGCGGCAGAGAGGaacacgagcagcagcagcagcagcaggcgcggCAAACATCGCCAACGCCGTTGCCAGGCGTCTCAAG CGCATCGACATcggcagccgcagcagcagcagcagcagctataggTGGCCTGGCAGTGGGAGTAGCTGCTGGATCTAGTGGTGGGCGTGCCACGCCTGAAATGAAACGTTCAGCAGTGCGCAGCCTTATACAGCGGTATTTCCATCAATTGCAGTCGGGCTGTGGCAATGCACATTGCACGAACGCCAACTGCGCTTCCAGCGGAAAGGTAGCATCCATGACGCCCAATGAGGTGGCCGCACGTGCGCTGCAACTCTTCTCACAAGACGCACAGCTCTGCGACAGTGCCTCGCCAGCTCCGCCAGCCAGCAG TCCACAGCAGGATGTAGATATGCTCTCACCgaatgacagcagcagcagcagtagcaacagttCGACTAGTACCATTACTTCCGCCAGCACAACTACGACAACCAGCACACAATCCCAGTCTGCGCCGCAGATCGAAGGCGAACGCACCACACGGCCAGGCATGCTCATTGATCTGCTGGGAATTCCAAATCCTACGACAACTGCAGCCGCACAGGCAGAATGCGCTTTACTAAATGTTGACGACTCGGGCACCTGCACGCCCACGCGGCAGCCAACTGAGTTCCTAGACGCCGAAACACTGGAGGCCCTGTATGAGCAGGGCCTGGCGTCGGACAGCTACGACAGACTGTGTCAAGCCATAGCCGATGTATTTTCTAGCGTGGATCGTCTAAGTAAGAGCTTTGTGTGTCGGCCGGGTCAGGAGCGACGGCATTTGCTGGAAAAGTCGAAGAGTGGAATGAACAAGGAGCAGCTGCGCGCCCTTGAAGGCGAACATGATAAGGACGAAGATAGCACACAAGAAGCTGAAACTAACGAACATCCCAACGTTAGCGATAATGAGCAGGAGCCagacgatgacgatgatgtACCCATGCGTCAACCTAACCCTGACCCAAGCGATGAATTTTTGCACAAACCCTGCAGAGTGGATTTTCGTGGCTTGCGTCAGATTAAGCGTTTGCTTTTCGGCTCCGCCTGTCAATCCATCTCTGAAAAGGTGACCAGTTGCGTTGTACAGCTGGCGGACTTCATACGCTATATGCGACTCTACAGGCAGGATTCCTGGGAGCAAGTGCTGCATTGTCTGATCATCTGCTTCGACATGGTCACCAACA CAACGGCCAGCAATAGCCAGACAGACATGGAGTATGTGGACCGTGTGCTCTCCAAGCTTTGCCATGCAGCATCAAACATGCCCGTGCGTGCTCAGGCGCGTTTGGCAGTAATCTGGAGCGAATACTGTCCGGATCAGCTGCAGGAGCTGTTGTCCATGTGCCAGCAGCAGATAACGCTGGAAGTGCTCTCCGATGAGGAGTCGGTGCGAGAGAATGAGAATATCATAAGCGTGACCAAAGTGCTAAAG ATTGTATTCTATGCCAATATCTTGAGCAGCGAGCTGGAGCGTCCGTCTTGCCGTCAACCGCTGGAGCAGGCCGAAGGCGaaggcgcagctgctgctaccgCCACCGAAGAGGGCGAGGATCTGTTTATGTACAGCTCGCTTTCACAGCCCCACATGCCGAAGTTTGCAGAGGATCCATTGGAGAAATCCCTGCAAGTGTCATACATTGACTGCCGAAATCCGCATGTGCCACTGGAGGAGTTCTACAATGAGGCGCTCAGCGAGCATATACAAATGCATCAAGACTATTTGTCCTACAAGACGCTGGCCATGGAGAGCGAGCTGGGCTCCAGTCATACCAactatttttgctttatgctcTACGGTTTCATACTAACGCCGGCTACCAAGGTGGATGCCTTGTACTATGACTGTCGCATGCGTATGTATAGCGAACGCTACTCCTCGCTCTACTCCCGCATGCACAGCTATGGACAGGATGGTCAGGATGGTGCACGGCCTGATCTCAAGCTGACTGTGCGACGCGATCAGCTCATAAACGATGCGCTCATTGGC TTGGAATTGGTGGCCATGAGCAATCCTAAGGACTTGAAGAAGCAACTGGTGGTGGAGTTTGTTGGCGAGCAGGGCATTGATGAGGGCGGCGTATCCAAAGAATTCTTTCAGCTAATTGTAGAGGAGATTTTTAATCCAGCCTTTGGCATGTTTTTACTCCATGAGGAGACTAACAATATGTG GTTCAATGCCACACCATTTGAGAATGGCGCACAGTTTACTCTCATTGGCATCATCATTGGACTGgctatttataataatgtCATCTTGGCCGTAAACTTTCCCATGGTTGTTTATCGCAAGCTTATGGGATACCGAGGGACATTTTACGATCTTTGCGATTGGAGTCCCACGCTGTATAAGAGTCTGAAAGACCTGCTGGATTATCAGGGCCAGGACATGGAAGAGGTCTTTGAGCAGACCTTCAAAATAAGCTATAGCAATGTCTTTGGCGAGGTGGTGGAGCACGAGCTAGTGCCAAATGGTGGCGACGTGCTTGTCGGTCAGCACAATAAGCTAAGTTTCGTTAATCTATATGCGGACTTTCTCCTGAATGTTGATATACAGCAACAGTTTAACGCCTTTCGCAAGGGTTTCGAAATGGTTACGGACGAGTCACCGCTCAAGCTCCTCTTCAGGCCAGAGGAGATTGAGAAGCTTGTCTGCGGCAGTCGC GAATTCGATTTTGTGGAGCTGGAGCACTCTACAGAGTACGAGGGCGGCTATACAGAGGAAACGCAAATCGTGCGTGATTTCTGGAGTATTGTGCATGCCATGCCACACGAGTCCAAGCGTAAGCTACTCGAGTTTACAACAGGCTCGGCTCGTGTGCCAGTTGGCGGTTTGAAGTGTTTAAGGCTGTTGATTACGCGCCATGGGCCAGACAGTGATCGTCTGCCCACGTCACACACGTGCttcaatgtgctgctgctaccgGAGTACAGCAGCAAGGAGAAGCTGGAAGAGCGTCTGCTCAAGGCAATCAACTACTCCAAGGGCTTTGGCATGCTGTAG
- the LOC108600804 gene encoding procollagen-lysine,2-oxoglutarate 5-dioxygenase, with protein MQKQKQCALLFLAALLLLLQTVNAKSDAEAVEAAPEVVAAATHANLNDKVKVFTVATEPTDGYRRYIRSANVYDIEVTTLGLGEEWKGGDMSKAGGGFKINLLRQAIEPLKDAQDTIILFSDSYDVIISATLAEIVEKFKESGAKLLFSAEKFCWPDLKLTDQYPEVEGKASRFLNSGAFMGYAPQVYALLEEPIEDTADDQLYYTKVFLDEAKRAKLEMKLDTQSRLFQNLHGAKNDVKLQVDLDSNQGTLQNINFMTTPAIIHGNGLSKIELNAYGNYLAKTFNDVCLVCQENLLDLDESKLPIITLTIMVPQAVPFFDMFLANIEKLNYPKDHMHLFMYSAVPLHDELIKSYAEQQGKQYASAKYVLSTDQIDERAGRQLALDKAIMQHSDYIFSVDGDAHIDDEEVLRELLRHNKQFVAPLFSKYHELWSNFWGALSDGGFYARSHDYVDIVKRDLIGIFNVPHVTSIYLIKHSAFDVIKYEHRDFDPDMAMCASLRNAGVFMYLSNQRYHGHLVNADNFNTTVARPDFYTLLSNRYDWTIKYIHPNYSLQLNESYVLPQPCPDVYWLQIVTDAFCDDLVAILENYGRWSDGSNKDTRLEGGYEAVPTRDIHMRQVGLDALYLKFLQMFVRPLQERVFTGYYHNPPRSLMNFMVRYRPDEQPSLRPHHDSSTYTINIAMNSVGVDYEGGGCHFLRYNCSVTQTKKGWMLMHPGRLTHYHEGLLVTNGTRYIMVSFIDP; from the exons AtgcagaaacaaaaacaatgcgcaTTGCTGTTCTTGGCagcgctattgttgttgttacaaaCAGTGAACGCCAAGTCAGATGCTGAAGCCGTTGAAGCTGCCCCAGaagttgttgcagctgcaacacatgCGAATTTAAATG ATAAAGTCAAAGTCTTCACTGTGGCAACAGAACCTACAGATGGCTATCGTCGCTATATACGCTCAGCGAATGTCTACGATATTGAG GTGACTACGCTAGGACTGGGCGAGGAATGGAAAGGTGGCGATATGAGCAAAGCTGGTGGCGGCTTCAAGATAAATCTCTTGCGCCAAGCTATTGAGCCACTCAAGGATGCACAGGATACCATCATATTGTTCTCAGACAG CTATGACGTCATTATTTCCGCAACACTGGCAGAAATCGTGGAAAAGTTCAAGGAGTCTGGCGCCAAGCTGCTCTTCTCAGCGGAAAAATTCTGCTGGCCCGATCTAAAGCTCACCGATCAGTATCCTGAAGTGGAGGGCAAGGCATCACGCTTCTTAAACTCAGGCGCCTTCATGGGCTACGCACCGCAAGTGTATGCGTTGTTAGAAGAGCCCATAGAGGATACTGCCGATGATCAGCTGTACTACACCAAAGTGTTTCTCGATGAGGCCAAGCGTGCCAAGCTGGAAATGAAGTTGGATACGCAGTCGCGTCTGTTTCAAAATCTGCATGGCGCCAAGAATGATGTAAAGCTGCAGGTGGACTTGGACAGCAATCAAGGCACgctgcaaaatataaacttcATGACCACGCCAGCCATTATACATGGCAATGGACTGAGCAAAATCGAGCTGAATGCCTATGGCAATTATTTGGCCAAAACTTTTAATGACGTCTGCTTGGTTTGCCAAGAAAACTTGCTGGACTTGGAT GAAAGCAAGCTGCCAATTATAACGCTGACCATAATGGTGCCGCAAGCTGTGCCTTTCTTTGATATGTTCCTGGCCAACATTGAGAAGCTTAACTATCCCAAGGatcatatgcatttatttatgtacagcGCAGTGCCGCTACATGATGAACTAATCAAGTCCTATGCTGAGCAGCAGGGCAAGCAATATGCCAGCGCCAAGTATGTGCTATCTACGGATCAAATTGATGAGCGTGCGGGCAGACAATTGGCACT cgaTAAGGCCATAATGCAGCATAGTGATTATATATTCTCTGTGGATGGCGATGCGCATATCGATGACGAAGAAGTGCTGCGTGAGCTGCTGCGCCACAATAA GCAATTTGTGGCGCCTCTCTTCTCCAAATATCACGAGCTGTGGAGCAACTTCTGGGGCGCGCTCTCCGATGGCGGCTTCTATGCACGCTCTCATGACTATGTGGACATTGTAAAGCGTGATCTCAT CGGCATATTCAATGTGCCACATGTGACCAGCATTTATTTGATCAAGCACAGCGCCTTCGATGTCATCAAGTACGAGCATCGCGACTTCGACCCCGATATGGCCATGTGTGCATCTCTACGAAATGCG GGCGTCTTTATGTATTTGAGCAATCAACGCTATCATGGCCATCTGGTTAATGCGGACAATTTCAATACCACCGTTGCACGTCCTGACTTCTATACTCTGCTAAGCAATCGCTATGACTGGACCATAAAGTACATACATCCGAACTATTCGCTACAGCTGAATGAGAGCTATGTCCTGCCACAGCCCTGCCCAGATGTCTATTGGCTGCAAATCGTTACCGATGCCTTCTGCGATGATCTGGTGGCTATATTGGAGAACTACGGCAGATGGTCTgatggcagcaacaaagatACTCGCCTGGAAGGTGGCTATGAAGCTGTGCCCACACGTGATATTCACATGCGCCAGGTTGGCCTGGATGCACTCTATCTGAAGTTCTTGCAAATGTTTGTGCGTCCGCTACAGGAGCGCGTCTTCACAGGCTATTATCATAAC ccacCGCGCTCGTTAATGAACTTTATGGTGCGCTATCGACCAGATGAACAGCCTTCGCTGCGTCCACATCACGATTCCTCCACCTACACCATCAACATTGCTATGAATAGCGTCGGCGTTGATTATGAGGGCGGCGGCTGTCACTTCTTGCGCTACAACTGCTCGGTTACTCAAACTAAGAAGGGCTGGATGCTGATGCATCCTGGTCGTCTAACTCACTATCATGAGGGTCTACTAGTTACCAACGGCACGCGTTATATTATGGTGTCGTTTATTGATCCATAG
- the LOC108600807 gene encoding immunoglobulin domain-containing protein oig-4, producing the protein MQTKCLWICLGLGLALLMLSAPICEARRGRGRGRTKSRVQIGLPITGKYRDPESDQYYNNNNGAKILQASHFDLEYVLGHKIAFLCVAKGNPRPHITWYKDGAEIYQHLYMHVHEWYIGDDRVKSKIEIDPATQMDAGLYECTADNMYSIDRRSFKTDFSIAFD; encoded by the exons ATGCAAACAAAGTGCCTGTGGATATGTTTGGGTTTGGGCCTGGCTCTGCTAATGCTAAGCGCGCCCATTTGCGAAGCAAGGCGTGGTCGCGGTCGTGGACGCACAAAGTCACGCGTGCAGATCGGCTTGCCCATAACGGGCAAGTATCGTGATCCGGAATCGGATCAAtactacaataacaacaat GGCGCTAAAATACTGCAGGCCTCGCACTTTGATCTCGAGTACGTGCTGGGCCATAAGATTGCCTTTCTGTGCGTGGCCAAGGGCAATCCACGGCCGCACATCACCTGGTACAAGGACGGTGCTGAGATCTATCAGCATCTGTATATGCATGTGCATGAATGGTATATTGGCGATGATCGCGTCAAGTCCAAAATTGAAATCGATCCAGCTACACAAATGGACGCTGGACTCTATGAGTGCACGGCGGATAATATGTACTCAATAGACAGGCGCAGTTTCAAGACCGATTTCTCCATTGCCTTCGATTAG
- the LOC108600806 gene encoding immunoglobulin domain-containing protein oig-4 has translation MPSSWLKIISLLWLLLLLGELGQVQAQRSTGGRNVLRRNYTGKKPVVIQHRSQDAVNYYDHENGAKIIKSSHFELDYTLGRKITFFCMAQGKPRPTITWFKDGAELYQHRFFQVHESHPEPEIIKSKMEIDPTTQMDAGYYECQADNIYAIDRRGFRTDYAMVNF, from the exons ATGCCCAGTTCTTGGCTCAAAATCATCTCATTGCTCTGGCTCTTGTTGCTCTTGGGCGAATTGGGCCAAGTGCAGGCACAAC GAAGCACTGGCGGACGCAATGTGCTGCGTCGCAATTACACAGGCAAAAAACCCGTGGTCATTCAGCATCGCTCACAGGATGCAGTCAACTATTATGATCATGAGAAT GGtgccaaaattataaaatcatCGCACTTTGAGCTCGACTATACGCTGGGACGTAAGATTACCTTCTTCTGCATGGCACAGGGCAAACCACGTCCCACTATAACTTGGTTCAAGGATGGCGCAGAGTTATATCAGCATCGATTCTTTCAG GTACACGAATCTCATCCGGAGcctgaaattattaaatccaAAATGGAAATTGATCCTACCACACAAATGGATGCAG GTTACTATGAGTGCCAAGCTGACAACATCTATGCCATTGATCGTCGAGGTTTTCGTACGGACTATGCTAtggttaatttttaa